The following proteins come from a genomic window of Gemmatimonadaceae bacterium:
- a CDS encoding CBS domain-containing protein: MRARDLMTTNPAVVTADDPITKAAEVMRNLDVGMLPVVDDLHTRRLIGIITDRDIVVRCLAERSIVECQVRNHMTSNPLVYVSEDSTLDQVVEKMERYQVRRLPVVASDRRVIGVVTQADLARRVGPDNPELIEEVLERISTPGALTH, from the coding sequence ATGCGCGCCCGCGACCTCATGACCACCAATCCGGCGGTCGTCACCGCCGATGACCCGATCACCAAAGCGGCCGAGGTCATGCGCAACCTCGACGTCGGCATGCTGCCCGTGGTCGACGACCTGCACACGCGGCGCCTGATCGGCATCATCACCGATCGCGACATCGTCGTGCGCTGCCTGGCCGAGCGCAGCATCGTGGAATGCCAGGTGCGCAACCACATGACGAGCAACCCGCTGGTGTATGTGAGCGAGGACTCCACGCTCGACCAGGTGGTCGAGAAGATGGAGCGGTATCAGGTGCGGCGGCTGCCCGTGGTCGCGTCCGACCGGCGCGTGATCGGCGTCGTCACGCAGGCCGACCTGGCCCGCCGCGTCGGACCCGACAACCCCGAACTGATCGAAGAGGTGCTCGAGCGGATCTCGACCCCCGGTGCGCTGACGCACTGA